One genomic window of Cystobacter fuscus DSM 2262 includes the following:
- a CDS encoding nSTAND1 domain-containing NTPase, which translates to MFDVFLSHNSQDKASVETLAERLRAEAGLQPFLDKWHLVPGTRWQPHLEAALAKSQAVAVFFGPSGVTPWHNEEVRVALDNAVRTHDEYRVIPVLLPGAKSEDITGFLAQRTWVDFRTGLDDAAAFKRLVAGIKGHASEEDTFRLPDEPAPYRGLLPFGKRHSRFFFGRESEIETVLAKLRHSPFVAVVGASGVGKSSLVLGGVLPRLESSGTGDDAPLRVRTMIPGGRPLRGLADQLATLAPPEVRLSTADALHERLAAESHAFRTAVSTLTADQPGIFLLVVDQLEELFTHDLEGSLSKSTTAFLANLRDAVEHGGGTLQVIVTLRADFFEHCLRHPSLRAILQDREVLLGSMGLEGLRDAISRPAHAVGAFLEKGLMSAILKDVSQEPGSLPLLEHALYELWRARSGAWLTLSAYEASGGVVGALQQRAQTCYEALDVPQREIAKRLFLRLTTLGEGTPDTRRRVPCVELNFPEVDSTQVEHVLRALSGPKARLLVVHENCVEVAHEILIQTWSTLRGWLDENRRELSIHRRLTEATHEWTEHQRDASYLYLGSRLLEAEEGFSVKSGALNELERDFLAASVKRRDEEKLAEERRRQEELEHTQQLARVAEAGRRAEAARALVARRATQRLRVLALVLAVGAGAIFSFWKEAQQERDVSLSRELTANALLEIKEDPQRSLLLVQRAHLIAPTEHVARALSAWELEPALLVVRDTTSIFGRPDFHPDGSRIIAPNSHGTVRIWDVASGRPLITLRGHTGTVGSAWFDTEGSRAVTASLDGTARIWDVASGKLLVTLSGHTGVLWDARFSPDRKRVISVSRDGTVRTWDATSGRFLRILARHPEAVEFAMFSPDSTRVVTTNNGGTVRIRDVESGGILVTLSGHTRKVREARFNPKGTRIVTASEDGTARIWDATSGRLLATLSGHTNAVQGAKFSPDGTRIVTASLDGTARLWNANSGRSLVTLVGHTGPVMEAGFRPDGARVVTASEDGTARIWDATSGILLTTLSGHTNAVHGATFSPDGRSIVTCSLDGTLRIWNASGKVSTTLPGTTADFNSEGTHAVTASDDGTARIWDTGSGRPLVSLLGHTGAVLSATFSPDGTRVVTTSHDGTARLWDAASGKPLVSLLGHTGEVWSANFNSDGARVVTASNDGTARLWDAASGRLLVTLSGHTGEVWNARFSPDGACVATTSDDGTARLWDAASGRLLVTLSGHTGPVSDANFSPDGTRIATASMDGTARLWDAASGRLLVTLSGQTTGPVVEARFSADGMRVVTVHGEDIPCLWDAVSGQLLARPFGETSVLRGALLSSNGSRLFTPNENSTVRIWTRQLWEPLETQLSRWSAGRDLTCEERVLYLHEKRKCRSTGGGPS; encoded by the coding sequence ATGTTCGATGTCTTCCTTTCCCATAACAGCCAGGACAAGGCTTCTGTCGAGACCCTGGCCGAACGTCTGAGAGCCGAGGCCGGGCTGCAGCCCTTCCTGGACAAGTGGCATCTGGTGCCAGGCACGAGGTGGCAGCCCCACCTGGAGGCAGCACTGGCGAAGAGCCAGGCCGTGGCCGTCTTCTTCGGTCCCTCGGGTGTCACGCCCTGGCACAACGAGGAGGTGCGTGTCGCGCTCGACAACGCGGTGCGCACTCACGACGAGTACCGCGTCATCCCCGTGCTCCTTCCCGGTGCGAAATCCGAGGACATCACGGGATTCCTGGCCCAGCGCACCTGGGTGGACTTCCGGACGGGGTTGGATGATGCCGCCGCCTTCAAACGGCTGGTGGCGGGCATCAAGGGCCACGCCTCGGAGGAGGACACCTTCCGGCTTCCGGACGAGCCGGCCCCCTACCGGGGCCTGCTGCCCTTCGGCAAGCGGCACTCCCGGTTCTTCTTCGGCCGTGAATCGGAGATCGAGACGGTGCTCGCCAAGCTGAGGCACTCCCCTTTCGTCGCGGTGGTGGGTGCCTCGGGGGTCGGCAAGTCCTCCCTGGTGCTCGGCGGTGTCCTCCCTCGCCTCGAGTCCTCCGGCACGGGGGACGACGCACCGCTCCGTGTCCGCACGATGATACCGGGAGGTCGTCCTCTCCGGGGACTCGCGGATCAACTCGCGACGCTGGCGCCTCCCGAGGTCCGCCTGTCCACCGCCGATGCACTCCACGAGCGGCTCGCCGCGGAGAGCCATGCCTTCAGGACGGCGGTGTCCACCCTGACCGCCGACCAACCGGGCATCTTCCTCCTCGTGGTGGATCAGCTCGAGGAACTCTTCACCCATGACCTGGAGGGAAGCCTCTCCAAGTCCACGACGGCCTTCCTCGCCAACCTGCGGGATGCCGTCGAGCACGGAGGAGGTACCCTTCAGGTCATCGTCACCCTACGCGCGGACTTCTTCGAGCACTGCCTGCGCCACCCCTCGCTACGGGCCATCCTGCAGGACCGCGAGGTGTTGCTGGGCAGCATGGGCCTGGAGGGCCTCCGGGATGCCATCAGCCGGCCCGCCCATGCCGTGGGGGCCTTCCTGGAGAAGGGGCTGATGAGCGCCATCCTGAAGGACGTGTCCCAGGAACCTGGCTCGCTGCCCCTGCTCGAGCACGCCCTCTATGAACTGTGGCGGGCCCGTAGCGGCGCCTGGTTGACCCTGTCCGCCTACGAGGCGAGTGGCGGCGTGGTGGGAGCACTCCAGCAGCGAGCGCAGACCTGCTACGAGGCACTGGACGTCCCACAGCGGGAGATCGCGAAAAGGCTCTTCCTGCGGCTGACGACGCTGGGCGAGGGCACCCCGGATACGCGACGGCGCGTCCCATGCGTCGAACTGAATTTCCCCGAGGTGGACTCCACCCAGGTCGAACACGTCCTCCGGGCGCTGTCGGGACCGAAGGCCCGGCTCCTCGTCGTCCACGAGAATTGCGTGGAGGTGGCACACGAGATCCTCATCCAGACGTGGTCCACCCTGCGCGGGTGGCTGGACGAGAACCGCCGGGAGCTGAGCATCCACCGCCGGCTGACCGAGGCCACCCACGAATGGACGGAGCACCAACGGGACGCCAGCTATCTGTACCTCGGCTCCCGCCTCCTGGAAGCCGAGGAGGGTTTCTCGGTGAAGTCCGGAGCCCTGAACGAGCTGGAGAGAGACTTCCTGGCCGCGAGCGTGAAGCGCCGCGACGAGGAGAAGCTCGCGGAAGAGCGCCGCCGTCAGGAGGAGCTCGAACACACGCAGCAACTCGCCCGGGTAGCCGAGGCGGGAAGGCGGGCCGAGGCGGCACGGGCCCTGGTGGCCCGAAGGGCGACGCAGAGACTACGCGTGCTGGCCCTGGTGCTCGCGGTGGGCGCGGGGGCCATCTTCTCCTTCTGGAAGGAGGCACAGCAAGAGCGGGATGTATCCCTCTCGCGTGAGCTGACGGCCAATGCCTTGCTGGAGATCAAGGAGGACCCACAGCGCAGCCTCCTCCTCGTCCAGCGGGCTCACCTCATCGCACCGACGGAGCACGTGGCGAGGGCGCTGTCCGCGTGGGAACTCGAGCCAGCCCTGCTGGTCGTGCGAGACACCACCAGCATCTTCGGTCGACCCGATTTCCACCCCGATGGTTCGCGCATCATCGCGCCCAATAGCCATGGCACGGTGCGCATCTGGGACGTGGCTTCCGGAAGGCCCCTGATCACCTTGAGGGGACACACCGGCACGGTGGGGAGCGCTTGGTTCGACACCGAAGGCTCACGCGCCGTCACCGCCAGCCTGGATGGCACGGCGCGCATCTGGGACGTGGCCTCTGGCAAGCTCCTCGTCACCCTCTCAGGGCACACTGGTGTGTTATGGGATGCCCGGTTCAGCCCCGACCGTAAGCGTGTCATCTCCGTGAGTCGTGACGGCACGGTACGCACCTGGGACGCAACCTCCGGCAGGTTCCTCCGCATCCTCGCGAGACATCCCGAGGCGGTGGAGTTCGCCATGTTCAGCCCCGACAGCACACGCGTCGTCACCACCAACAATGGTGGCACGGTGCGCATCCGCGATGTGGAATCCGGCGGAATTCTCGTCACCCTCTCGGGCCACACCAGGAAGGTGAGGGAGGCCCGGTTCAACCCCAAGGGCACGCGCATCGTCACCGCCAGCGAGGATGGCACGGCACGCATCTGGGATGCGACCTCCGGCAGACTCCTCGCCACCCTCTCGGGTCACACCAACGCTGTGCAGGGCGCCAAATTCAGCCCTGATGGCACGCGCATCGTCACCGCCAGTCTGGACGGCACGGCACGCCTCTGGAACGCGAACTCCGGCAGGAGCCTCGTCACCCTCGTGGGGCATACCGGTCCCGTGATGGAGGCGGGCTTCCGCCCTGATGGCGCACGCGTCGTCACCGCCAGCGAGGATGGCACGGCACGCATCTGGGATGCGACTTCCGGAATACTGCTCACCACCCTCTCCGGTCACACCAATGCGGTGCACGGCGCCACCTTCAGCCCCGATGGCAGGTCCATCGTGACCTGCAGCCTCGACGGCACCCTACGCATCTGGAATGCATCTGGAAAGGTCTCCACCACCCTGCCTGGCACCACGGCGGACTTCAACTCCGAGGGCACGCACGCCGTCACCGCCAGCGATGATGGCACGGCACGCATCTGGGATACGGGCTCGGGCAGGCCCCTCGTCTCCCTCTTGGGGCATACCGGCGCCGTGCTGAGCGCGACCTTCAGCCCCGACGGGACGCGTGTCGTCACCACCAGCCATGACGGCACTGCACGCCTCTGGGATGCTGCCTCCGGCAAGCCGCTCGTCTCGCTCTTGGGGCATACCGGAGAGGTATGGTCCGCCAACTTCAACTCCGACGGGGCACGCGTTGTCACTGCCAGCAATGATGGTACGGCGCGCCTCTGGGATGCTGCTTCCGGCAGGCTCCTCGTCACCCTCTCCGGGCACACCGGAGAGGTGTGGAACGCCAGGTTCAGCCCCGACGGGGCATGCGTCGCCACTACCAGTGATGATGGCACGGCGCGCCTCTGGGATGCTGCTTCCGGCAGGCTCCTCGTCACCCTCTCCGGGCACACCGGACCGGTGTCTGATGCGAACTTCAGCCCTGACGGTACGCGCATCGCCACAGCCAGCATGGATGGCACAGCGCGCCTCTGGGATGCTGCCTCCGGCAGGCTCCTCGTCACTCTTTCGGGGCAAACCACCGGTCCGGTGGTGGAGGCGCGGTTCAGCGCCGACGGTATGCGCGTCGTCACTGTCCATGGGGAAGATATCCCTTGCCTCTGGGATGCTGTCTCCGGCCAGCTCCTCGCCAGGCCCTTCGGGGAGACCAGCGTGCTCCGAGGCGCCCTTCTCAGCTCCAATGGATCACGCCTCTTCACCCCCAACGAGAACAGCACGGTACGCATCTGGACACGCCAACTATGGGAGCCCCTCGAGACCCAGCTCTCGCGTTGGAGCGCCGGGCGGGACCTGACCTGCGAGGAACGCGTGCTCTACCTCCACGAGAAACGCAAGTGCCGCTCTACTGGCGGGGGTCCAAGTTAG
- a CDS encoding DoxX family membrane protein — protein MKPSTSTEDASPLFFGITNAVAGHLLLRLALGINLLGHGLVRIGNPGAFADVLVQLFANTWLPSPLVRLFALLLPFLELIIGVLLTLGLLTRAALFTGGLLMVSLIFGTTLRSDWETAGLQMIYAAFYAALMATAHLNHVSVDAWWARTRSHSAPVSSNSPAPVP, from the coding sequence ATGAAGCCCTCGACCTCGACAGAGGACGCCTCCCCCCTCTTCTTTGGCATCACGAACGCGGTAGCGGGTCATCTCCTGCTGCGGCTCGCCCTCGGCATCAACCTCCTCGGGCATGGCCTGGTCCGGATCGGCAACCCTGGCGCCTTCGCCGACGTGCTCGTCCAGCTCTTCGCGAATACCTGGCTCCCCTCGCCGCTGGTACGCCTCTTCGCGCTGCTGCTGCCCTTCCTCGAACTCATCATCGGCGTGCTGCTCACGCTCGGGTTGCTGACGCGCGCCGCCCTCTTCACCGGCGGCCTCCTGATGGTGTCCCTCATCTTCGGCACCACCCTGCGCAGCGACTGGGAGACGGCGGGACTGCAGATGATCTACGCGGCCTTCTACGCGGCGCTCATGGCGACGGCCCACCTCAACCACGTCTCCGTCGATGCCTGGTGGGCCAGGACCCGGAGCCACTCCGCCCCCGTCTCCTCGAACAGCCCCGCTCCGGTCCCCTGA
- a CDS encoding universal stress protein, with product MTILCATHFSDAAQRAATAAAQLARKLDEPLFLVHVLPDSLTRAIKQALQETMQSALSDEARRLEKLGARTSFQLLTGEPAEELARFAKEKGAGLVVTAGPTSASPFLGVGGTVDRLATTLPVPLMVVREAESFEAWVKGTRPLKVMLGVDRSLPFEAARDWLRGLRRYGDVEVVAGRIYWPHEEYFRMGMEQPTFYQEVTPELLSALEQEVRTQVAPLEAQGQPPMRMRLEAGVGRIADHLVALAAEEKVDLLVVGSHQRRALGKLGSVSHHALRLAAMSVVSVPLAGAARGSEVAVPTLRSVLVATDFSEAANRAIPYAFSLLPGGGTVYLVTVARHATEQAQELRSRLLLLLPKDADAQGREVRVMVLSGHDVAPVLLKVAERLCVDVICLGTHGHSGLKKTVMGAVAKEVMSHADRPVLVVRPPEG from the coding sequence ATGACCATCCTTTGCGCCACCCACTTCTCGGACGCCGCGCAGCGAGCGGCCACGGCCGCCGCGCAGCTCGCGCGGAAACTGGATGAGCCCCTCTTCCTGGTGCACGTGCTGCCAGACAGCCTGACGCGCGCCATCAAGCAGGCGCTTCAGGAGACGATGCAGTCGGCGCTGTCGGACGAGGCGCGGCGGCTGGAGAAGCTGGGAGCACGCACGAGCTTCCAGTTGCTCACGGGCGAGCCGGCCGAGGAACTGGCGCGCTTCGCGAAGGAGAAGGGAGCGGGGCTGGTGGTGACGGCGGGTCCCACGAGCGCCTCACCCTTCCTGGGGGTGGGCGGCACGGTGGACCGGCTGGCCACGACGCTGCCGGTGCCACTGATGGTGGTGCGCGAGGCGGAGTCCTTCGAGGCCTGGGTGAAGGGGACTCGTCCCTTGAAGGTGATGCTGGGCGTGGATCGCTCGCTGCCCTTCGAGGCGGCGCGCGACTGGCTGCGAGGCCTGCGGCGCTACGGCGACGTGGAAGTGGTGGCCGGGCGCATCTACTGGCCCCACGAGGAGTACTTCCGGATGGGGATGGAGCAGCCGACGTTCTACCAGGAGGTGACGCCCGAGCTGCTGAGCGCGCTGGAGCAGGAGGTGCGCACGCAGGTGGCGCCGCTGGAAGCGCAGGGCCAGCCGCCGATGCGCATGCGGCTGGAGGCGGGGGTGGGACGCATCGCGGACCACCTGGTGGCGCTGGCGGCGGAAGAGAAGGTGGATTTGCTGGTGGTGGGCTCGCACCAGCGGCGGGCGCTGGGCAAGCTGGGGAGCGTGTCGCACCACGCGCTGCGGCTGGCGGCCATGTCGGTGGTGAGCGTGCCGCTCGCGGGGGCGGCGCGGGGCTCGGAGGTGGCGGTTCCCACGCTGCGCTCGGTGCTGGTGGCCACGGACTTCTCGGAGGCGGCCAACCGGGCCATTCCGTATGCCTTTTCCCTGCTGCCTGGCGGGGGCACGGTGTACCTGGTGACCGTGGCGCGGCATGCGACGGAGCAGGCGCAGGAGTTGCGGTCGCGGCTGCTCCTGTTGCTGCCCAAGGACGCGGATGCCCAGGGGCGCGAGGTACGGGTGATGGTGCTGTCGGGCCACGACGTGGCGCCGGTGCTCCTCAAGGTCGCCGAGCGCCTGTGCGTGGACGTGATCTGCCTGGGCACCCACGGGCACTCGGGGCTGAAGAAGACGGTGATGGGCGCGGTGGCCAAGGAGGTCATGTCGCACGCCGACCGGCCCGTACTGGTGGTCCGCCCGCCCGAGGGGTGA
- a CDS encoding LysR family transcriptional regulator has product MPERKKQGPVLLEGLMPLVVFVRAVDNQGFSVAARQLGLTPSAVSKQVAHLEERLGTRLLRRTTHHLSLTEAGSIFYQHCQRVLGELEEAQLAMAALDERPRGTLRVSVPAVLGEVHVGAAAAAFQESFPEVQVELEASDRVVDLVEDGFDAAVRIAGALKDSSLVVRRLADEERVLCASPFYLQRAGRPQALEELAHHECLLFKPGRVVREWQFQGAEGSRSVKVQGRFVANNHLVLRQAALLGRGIANLPRYLVLEELRSGALVSLLAEHPVTQRHIYLVYPHRQLTPPKVRAFADFLARYFQRILG; this is encoded by the coding sequence GTGCCTGAACGGAAAAAGCAGGGTCCGGTGCTTCTCGAGGGGTTGATGCCCCTGGTGGTGTTCGTGCGAGCTGTCGACAACCAGGGGTTCTCGGTGGCGGCACGGCAGCTCGGGTTGACGCCTTCGGCCGTGAGCAAGCAGGTGGCCCATCTGGAGGAGCGGCTCGGGACCCGGCTGCTCCGCAGGACGACCCACCATCTGAGCCTCACGGAGGCGGGAAGCATCTTCTACCAGCACTGTCAGCGGGTGCTCGGGGAGTTGGAGGAGGCCCAACTCGCGATGGCGGCGCTCGACGAGCGTCCGAGGGGCACCCTCCGCGTGTCCGTGCCCGCGGTGCTCGGCGAGGTCCACGTCGGGGCCGCCGCGGCGGCGTTCCAGGAGTCCTTTCCGGAAGTGCAGGTGGAACTCGAGGCGAGCGATCGGGTGGTGGACCTCGTGGAGGATGGCTTCGACGCGGCGGTGCGGATCGCCGGCGCGTTGAAGGACAGCTCGCTGGTGGTTCGACGCCTCGCGGACGAGGAACGCGTTCTGTGCGCGAGCCCCTTCTACCTCCAGCGCGCCGGCAGGCCCCAGGCCCTGGAGGAACTGGCCCACCACGAGTGTCTGCTCTTCAAGCCCGGCCGGGTGGTGAGGGAGTGGCAGTTCCAGGGAGCCGAGGGCTCTCGGAGCGTGAAGGTCCAGGGGCGCTTCGTGGCCAACAACCACCTCGTCCTCCGGCAGGCGGCGCTCCTGGGACGGGGCATCGCCAACCTGCCGCGCTACCTGGTGTTGGAGGAGCTGCGCTCGGGGGCCCTGGTGTCACTCCTCGCCGAGCACCCGGTGACCCAGCGCCACATCTACCTCGTGTACCCGCACCGCCAGCTCACGCCTCCCAAGGTGCGGGCCTTCGCTGACTTCCTCGCCCGCTACTTCCAGCGCATCCTGGGGTAG
- a CDS encoding polysaccharide deacetylase family protein — protein MSLPEPMPLPSPAVPERREFLRHTGMIAVGALIAATPSSDALAASPVPTAPREPSPTRGGRSSSRQFWPDGARLVISLSMQFEAGAQPERGASSPFPPIDPKYPDLPAATWYAYGVKEGIPRLLDLFERKRIKVTSHMVGQAVDLHPQLAKEIVERGHEAAAHGQTWTPQFSMSPGEERASYEANVRSIERATGTKPVGFNAFWMRGTPHTLEILQGLGFTYHIDDVSRDEPFLIPVKGKPFAVVPYTLGMNDIVQFEGRNTTAEAFGRELKDEFEVLYAEAATRRRMMSISTHDRIAGRPSRVKALEEFITYAQKQPGVVFMRKDEIARFALESPLTPREGGI, from the coding sequence ATGTCCCTCCCCGAACCGATGCCCCTCCCCTCCCCCGCCGTTCCCGAGCGTCGCGAGTTCCTGCGCCACACCGGAATGATCGCCGTCGGTGCGCTCATCGCGGCGACCCCTTCCTCCGACGCGCTGGCCGCGAGCCCGGTGCCCACGGCCCCGCGGGAGCCGTCTCCCACGCGAGGCGGTCGCTCCTCGTCCAGACAGTTCTGGCCGGACGGAGCGCGGCTGGTGATCTCCCTCTCCATGCAGTTCGAAGCGGGCGCGCAGCCCGAGCGGGGAGCGAGCAGCCCGTTTCCTCCCATTGATCCGAAGTACCCGGATCTGCCCGCCGCCACGTGGTACGCGTATGGCGTCAAGGAGGGCATTCCCCGGCTGCTCGACCTCTTCGAGCGCAAGCGCATCAAGGTGACGTCCCACATGGTCGGTCAGGCGGTGGATCTCCACCCCCAGCTGGCCAAGGAAATCGTCGAGCGGGGCCACGAGGCCGCCGCCCATGGCCAGACCTGGACGCCCCAGTTCTCGATGAGCCCCGGGGAGGAGCGGGCCTCGTACGAGGCCAACGTGCGGAGCATCGAGCGGGCCACGGGCACGAAGCCGGTGGGCTTCAATGCCTTCTGGATGCGCGGAACACCCCACACGCTGGAGATCCTCCAGGGCCTCGGGTTCACCTACCACATCGATGACGTGAGCCGGGACGAGCCGTTCCTCATTCCCGTGAAAGGCAAACCCTTCGCGGTCGTGCCCTATACCCTGGGCATGAATGACATCGTCCAGTTCGAGGGGCGCAACACCACGGCCGAGGCCTTCGGGCGTGAGCTCAAGGACGAGTTCGAGGTGCTCTACGCCGAGGCCGCCACGCGCCGGCGCATGATGTCCATCAGCACCCACGATCGGATCGCCGGCCGTCCCTCGCGCGTCAAGGCACTGGAGGAATTCATCACCTACGCCCAGAAGCAGCCGGGCGTGGTGTTCATGCGCAAGGACGAGATCGCCCGCTTCGCGCTGGAGAGCCCCCTGACGCCCCGGGAAGGTGGCATCTGA
- a CDS encoding carboxypeptidase-like regulatory domain-containing protein — MGSVALAQGTSVLFGTIIDASTKQPIPDVVVTARAPSLQGEQSVVTDSSGEYRIPQLPSGVYTLRFDKEAYRLLSRDGITLRLGYSVRVNVELLPAPGAAADTYGVSLSGATSPENQYFIDGLSVECSQHRGQWHTAERRVHPGGERPHRRLPARVRPLHGRSG; from the coding sequence ATGGGAAGCGTCGCCCTGGCCCAGGGCACTTCCGTGTTGTTCGGAACCATCATCGACGCCTCGACGAAGCAGCCAATCCCAGACGTGGTGGTGACCGCCCGAGCCCCCAGTCTCCAGGGTGAGCAGAGCGTCGTCACTGACAGCTCTGGCGAGTACCGCATCCCACAGTTGCCCTCCGGTGTGTACACGCTGAGGTTCGACAAGGAGGCGTACCGGCTCCTCTCGCGCGACGGAATCACTCTCCGGCTGGGCTACTCGGTGCGCGTGAACGTGGAGCTGCTTCCGGCGCCCGGCGCGGCCGCGGACACTTACGGAGTCTCTCTCAGTGGCGCCACTTCCCCCGAAAACCAGTACTTCATCGACGGCCTGTCGGTGGAATGCTCCCAGCACCGGGGTCAATGGCACACCGCTGAGCGTCGAGTTCATCCAGGAGGTGAACGTCCTCACCGGCGGTTACCTGCCCGAGTTCGGCCGCTCCACGGGAGGAGCGGTTGA